Below is a window of Brassica napus cultivar Da-Ae chromosome A5, Da-Ae, whole genome shotgun sequence DNA.
AAAAACAATGAAAGTTATTTAGGATAAGAAGGTAACTTGAGACACAAGTTACAAGTTAGTTAGGGTTAAATATATTGCTCAACAAGTTATCTCTAATTTGTTAAGTAAGCACTCTTTTCCAATAGGTAAGTCTTGCCTGTACGTGTGTCGTAGCTGCTTGCTATGGAGGCGACGGTACTGTGTAGAGAAGAATTTGAGATCTTCAGCTGAGAGGACAAAGCCTTCGACTTCTGTCTCAGCTTGAACGGTTCTAGTAGAGATAGGTAAGTGAGAGGTGTTAGGATCCAGTGCCCAAGTGAGAAGATCTCCACAGAAATCACCAGCTTCCAAATGAGCAATATTGAAGAATCCGGTTTGGCCACCATAAGTAGTTGTACTTATAAGTTTTCCTCTCATTATAAACACCATATCCTCAACCGGTTCACCTTCACGCACAATGTAACTGTTCTCCGTGTAAAGAACTGTATTCAAACGTGCACAAAGTGCGTCTAGTAGCCGATCATCCATGGCTTTAAACCACGGCACCTGAAAACAAAAGAGTTGACTAAGTTTTATTACCAATATATAGTGATACCCGTCACATATGTTAAAACCAATTGACGATAAGTAGAATATTAGTCCAACTCCGTTATATTTTACCTATATAAATTCCTAATATAGAAACTTATAACCAGTTAAGGTTTACCTTTTTGAGGAGATTCAAACAAAGATGGCGTTTAATTTCCTTTCTGAGATCTTTCGGAAGGCTAGAGAGAAGAGCTTCTTCCTCAACTCCCCTGGTTTCTTGCCATTTATACTGTTCGTATTCACGTACACGTTTTCTCAGATCATCTGGCAACATACGGTGAGACATCCATTGCTCTGCATCTCTCCTTTTCACCCTCATTTCCTCAATTCTTACCGTAGTTGATTGCAAATATTTCTACAAAAtccacaaaagaaaagaaaaacaatttttcaGAATATTGATTCATTGTTTAATTGCTTAGATGTCTCTGCTGGCTCCTTAACGAAAGAGACAAGAGCAAGAAGTGTAAAATTTTCTCATGTTAATCAGACATGCATGGTCGGATAGATAGTTAATTTTCGAAACAACCCTATTTCCCTCCAAAACGTAATCTAAATAAATGGGTTgtccaaccaaaaaaaaaaattgtttgatgcTTAGAGAAGAGTTACCTGCATGTTTCCTATGAGAAGAGCAAACAAAACTAGTCCAGAGATACAAATGATGATCGCGAAAATGATCTCTCCTTCAAAGTCACTTGTCTTCAAGTTTTGCCCCACAGCACTATACACAAAGAGAAACAAGATATGTATATCTAACGTTGTTAGAACAAAATGCTCACATTCTAGTCCACAATGTAGTCATTATATACTTATGAAACTCACTAAGAGAGAAACATAGATGAGAGTATAAATGTTACAAACCTAAGATTGCGAAGACCCCACCAGAAACAATAGAAAAACTTTTTAGGGAAGTTCATTGACTCCACAACTCCAGACTGCAATGCTTCAGCGAATATACCAAAGTTGAAAACCGTCGAGTTTTTTATCTCCTCTGGGTCCATCAACGGGCAAGAACCTATTAGATACTGGCTATTGTCTTCCCCACCCGAACAGTATAAGTTCCCATGAACACATCCTTCTATTTTAGCACATGTTTCACGCCAACATCTATCTTTCCTTTCAATCGATATCAAGTACCAGAAAGATCCAAAGACATGGCTAGCTAACATGTAGAGGAATAGGTTTAAAGCAGCTCCAGCCCATGCAGTCTCAGTTACCAAACCGGACGTTCTTGTTACTTCTTTAAAAAGCGGATAGATTCGTGCAATCCTCGGAACATACTGACAAAATATTGCCCATTTCAATAGCTCTTTTGTTACCAGTGACGCAGGTCGACTCATCGATGGAACAACAGCTAGAACAACTACCTATAAAAGCAATGAAAGTTTTAGATTCAACCAACATCTTGAAGAAGTAAGATTTGAGAAAGTAGCTGTACCTGAGGAATAGGGAGAATAGAAAGAACATCGATTATAAAGTATGACTTGAGGTATCTCACAGCGATTTTTTTAGAACTCTGAACAAGCTCTCCTCTTCCAAAACCACGAGAAGAAGGAGCAATGAAGCCAGTATTAAACTGAAACAACATGTGAACcaaatagaaagtgtcgatgaAAGTGCGGAAAACACAAGCCACTGCCTCGAGTTTCTTGTCTAGTTTAAGACAGAATCTGTCTGGATCCACCACGGGgatgaagaaaaaaagaggATCAAATGCTAACGCTACAACACAAAGGAGCAAGAAAATCTTGTTCCAGTTTTGAAGATAAGAGTCGTTAGGATTCATCACTCGTATTATCTTTTTCTTGTTCTCATTCTTCTTTTGAGAATGAAACGTTAATGGCTGCTGCTTAAAGGTTCTGATCTTCTCTGAGCCTTTCTCAAAGCTACGTCtaactgtttttttaataacagaAGTTACTGAAGGTCTGTTCCAAGAATCTTCATTTTCAGTAAAcctgttacagaaaaaaaaaattaaatcaagaTTACTACATATTAACTCTTAATTAACAAGACTAACAACAAATCCAACTGATACATACTTTACAAACGTGTTTCTTTTGAgattcatcatctccatctACTCTTGTCTTCTTCAAAAGATTCTCAAACctgtgaaaataaaaataaaaaatattatccattTTTCTTTGATTATTACTCCGTTTTGAAACTCCAGTAACTAATAAAGACCCAGTAAAATAAACAGAGTAATTTgaccaaaagaaagaaactccAAGATAATAGCAAGCAAACCTTGATTTAAGAGGAGGGATCTATAGTGTTTATTCACCAAACTGATGTGGTTCTTGGAGGATGAGCTTAAAGATTAGCCGacagaaatattaaaaaaggaAGAAGGATTACATCTATTTCCTGAAATGGAAGAAAGTAAAGAGAAGGGGTTGAGGATAATGATGTTCTAATTTAGTCGAGGTGATGATGATATAGTAGTACTAGTTTGAGTTTATGCAGAGTTATACATTGTTTGAAAACTAAAGAGCTGATGAAGATCCGAGTCTGGATGTGGAACACATAGAAATGACAGAGGTATATAATAGTGATAAATGTAGGAAAATGAAAAGATGAGATGACTTTTGACGAAGACTCAGTCAGTCAACccccaaaaacaaaaataaaaaataacaaaacaattcCAAATTGGTTTTTCTTGAGACGAATAAAGGGTATTCCTACTTctagagaaaattaaatatcatatctatatatagtatgatcattatttacgtttttttttttttgtcaatgatTATTTACGTAGTTATTGTTTGGATGTTGTACACACACCAACTCATCATTTCTGGGCGTACAACACACACTCATGAGCCATGATGAAGAATGGCTATAGTAGTACTCTCTAATTCTCTATTTTCTTTATTGCATTCTGTGGATATTTTTGTTATGCATTTTCAGTCTTGGTCGTGGGATTAATTTTATGAACTTTGTATCTAAATTCTTGAAGCCACAAACGTTGATTAGTTTAGTCTACATATATTCCAAGAaagaatcaattattttaaaacctcAGGGTTTGAGGTTTAGTACACTTGAGGAGACTTTTCAATCTTTTTTGGGGTAAGTAAGACGTCATTTTCTcctctaaaaaaacaaaactagtAAAGAGGAAAGAGATGAGATACTCAGTGATGCGTAGTTGCATACTAAATTGCATTATGAACGGTCCACAGGAAAATGGAGGAAATTGATATAGATAACTGAGACATATTATACAATGATAATGGTCTCTACAATGCTTACACattctcaaaataaaaaaaaggtgcAAATACAACTTAAAAAGCTGACCACTACTAACCAATTAATCTTTTAGTCTAATTTATTAGCCTTCAACAGAGATCATGAAACCCCTATGATTCATTTTTGGAGGTTTTCTATAATATTCTGAAACGCTAGGAACCAGTAACACCTTCCTTGCTTGCTTCCAGTTGATCAGATTATCATGGCTTGATTAAGACTTGAGATTACAGTAACTAAGGCTTGTCTTCATCTGACTGAGGACATGAAGGCCctgggatcgaatccacaaagaaCTCCTCTACACAATACAGTGGGGGAAACGAACAAGATTTGTTAGTGAATgatcatataaaatgaaagaaacAGATTTAGATTTGATGTGTTATTACCTATGTCCTCTTGTTCCGGAGAATCAAGTAAAATCTCTGAATCAGATGGAAGAAATGGGGAACCAGGATAGTTTCCTAACGCTCCTAAATCTGTAAATCACAAGA
It encodes the following:
- the LOC111215538 gene encoding probable cyclic nucleotide-gated ion channel 3, yielding MEMMNLKRNTFVKFTENEDSWNRPSVTSVIKKTVRRSFEKGSEKIRTFKQQPLTFHSQKKNENKKKIIRVMNPNDSYLQNWNKIFLLLCVVALAFDPLFFFIPVVDPDRFCLKLDKKLEAVACVFRTFIDTFYLVHMLFQFNTGFIAPSSRGFGRGELVQSSKKIAVRYLKSYFIIDVLSILPIPQVVVLAVVPSMSRPASLVTKELLKWAIFCQYVPRIARIYPLFKEVTRTSGLVTETAWAGAALNLFLYMLASHVFGSFWYLISIERKDRCWRETCAKIEGCVHGNLYCSGGEDNSQYLIGSCPLMDPEEIKNSTVFNFGIFAEALQSGVVESMNFPKKFFYCFWWGLRNLSAVGQNLKTSDFEGEIIFAIIICISGLVLFALLIGNMQKYLQSTTVRIEEMRVKRRDAEQWMSHRMLPDDLRKRVREYEQYKWQETRGVEEEALLSSLPKDLRKEIKRHLCLNLLKKVPWFKAMDDRLLDALCARLNTVLYTENSYIVREGEPVEDMVFIMRGKLISTTTYGGQTGFFNIAHLEAGDFCGDLLTWALDPNTSHLPISTRTVQAETEVEGFVLSAEDLKFFSTQYRRLHSKQLRHTYRCYSVQWQTWAACFIQAAWKRYCRRKLSRALREEEERLQNTLQTTDDSGGNKLNLSAAIYASRFASHALRNVRANAAARSSMLPHMLSLLPQKPADPEFPMDET